CCTGATCCAGAGTGGGCTATTGTAGACGTCGGTTAGGAAACCTGGTCATATGGGGTCTAATACAACATCGTTGATATGGTATTAGGTTCTATTACATGGCAGCTCCAGAGATGAGATGGTTACATCCAACCGTCATGTTCCCACATAGATTATGAAAAGAATTTGATGTGAGTTGATATGGTTTTAGGTTGCAAGTATTTTCTTAACTAGTCCAGAAAGCTAACTGGGTAATGATGCTCTCTTCTTTCAATCTCAGTGGATGCCACTTGAGGAATATGCTGCCCAACCTTTCATCCAAGAACATATACTTCTCAAGTATGGAGTTAATATCTGCTTCGCAAAGATAGTCAAGGGGTATGGCGGATTTTCTGGTGTGCCCATTAGATCAAGCTTTTCTACTAAATCAAGCTCCTTGTACTTGAACAGCACTTACCTGAACCAGTCTTCTCTGCATTCTGGAAAAGATTTCTAAAATATATTTTGTCCAatgaaaaattctttttcattcCTTTCAATTTGTTATTATTGATTCCTTGTGTAAACTGCTCTTTGCTGCTAATGGAAAATGAGCTATTCTTTGATTTCTTCCATAATTAATTACTCTGGTACCCGGTTAAGTGGAATATATGGCCTAAGATgcccaagaccatggaagttaAAAGTTTTGATCTgttagaacaaaagaaaaaaaaaaaaaaaaaattcacgcAAGATAGATTTAGAAGCTCAAACATTGATGTGGTGTGTTATGTCCTCGAATGAAGAAGAATGTGATTcactatataaagaagattaTAATGAAAATCTCTCAAGAACATCCAAACTCCGGGCAAGAACATTcgtccaaaaaccctaaaatgaaaaattctaaGTCTCACAATACTTGCTCAACATAATGCTACTACATTAAGTTGCGGCCAATCAGATCATATTCTCGCACCCCATACAAGATCAGTGATGAGCTCTTGATTTAGGCCTACCTCCCTGCTACCATCACATAcctaaaaaaatctcatttaaaTCCccaccaaaaaatataaaaaacggACCAAGAAGTGGATAAATAGCTTGAAATTGCGACTGAGACAAAGCAAATATGGTAATCTCATTATAAATCTATTTGTATTCGTGTGGGTATGCATGCAAACAAAGTCAATTAGCTTGCCAAGTGGTTTATGGTGTATCCATGTGGCATTTGAAAACCAGAATTTATAGAAGAAAGGTCCAGATATGGTTGAGAAATGGGATAGCTTCCTGGTGCCAGACTCTGTATCCAAGTGGCTTCTAGAAGCAAGAAGGAACAAAGATGAATGATCCAAGCCATGGTGGAGTAGATTGGGCGTCAACCCTGCATCAATGTTTCCCTGGATTCCATATAAAATCTGTGAAGCACCATTTTAAAGCACTATCTTCCCTGGGTTTCTCTTTGTATTCAGGATTGAATTTAAGGAAAAGGAATTCTAAAGTTTGGGTAGATGCATCAAGCAAAGTTCATATTCCTCCTAGCTCTACTATGGCTGTTGTTCTACAGTGGTAGTGCGGAGACTGGAGTTTCGGTTCCCACTGATGGTAATCCCTCATCAATGGATTGTAAAAACTGCTCTATATGTCAGTACCCATGCCATATGctacctccaccaccaccaccaccacctccaccggCGGGGGGTAACCCAGTTTATGGGtatcctccacctccaccacctggTCAAAATAATTGCATCCCAGGATCAGTTCAGTGCTGCCAACCTCCCCCTCCGGGTACTTATCCATATCTATCACCCCCTCCGAATCCTTATACATATCTACCTGATGAGAACAACTCTGCTTCACTACTACTTTTTTTCTGTAATGGAAAGTTGATTTCTGTATTCTCAATTGTTGTTtccattttggttttatttgttcttcttccttagGTGTTTTAGGTTGTGTGAGACATTTTATTCAATGTATTGTGTAATTAGCAGAAAGAATAAGAATGTTCTCTTGCTTGTTTCTAATGGGTTTCTTAGGAAAATTGTTTCCTGGGCAAAGTGAGAAAATGACTTGAAGTACATGTCTTGTTGCATCTGAAGAATGGTGATCTGAGATCTTAGAACAGATTTCCCGTGTTCATATGCGATTTATTTAAGCATTCCAGATATTTATATGTTTGATGAGTTCTCTCCATTTAACATATCCAAGGTTcttttagttttcattttttaacGCAATTCGACTAATCGGGAAGACTAGCACAACAACCCACCACCATGATTCTGTCAGCTCTGAAGGAGAAGAAATGCCCAATGAAGTGCGCCCTCTACTACGTCCCACCCCATATCATTTCCTTAGGCACAGTTTGACAACATTTTGCTTTTGccatttctgcgttttcttgttcccagaaacagagaaataacctaaaaagcgtttgataaagttgttctgtttcaccggtttttagaaatataaatcaaaatttatgcctatttataattttagaaacgactttgatgagaaacaaatttgagagaaaaaatgttgttgtgcccgagaaatctttcaactatttaaactcaaaaagaggcaaccgaattctctcccttttgggaatttgatgatactattgggtatTTGCGGTTTTTCAGATCAATCTGAATACAGAGTCTCGCAACCCGGCCCCTGGATTGCTTCTCCATTGAGATATCCAGCTTAAGAGGCACGCCAATCGTTCCTCCTATTCTCAATAGTACCCCACGATCAAAATATTCAATGGGAAGTTCAGGAAGCCTCACCCAAACGGTGGCTTCAGAAATTTCATCAGAAGGCTTAAAATCCAGTCGCCATTTCCGAACCGAGAAAGAGTGTCCCATAATGAACCAAGGACCCCCGTTAAAGCTTTGATGTAGTCATCTTGGCACCCAAGCCTAATGAGAAAGTAATCCATCATTAGATCAATGGTTTCAAAGGGACACTTGGGGCTCCATAATGTCTGAAGATGGTTTGTCAGAAGACGCCACTATCTTCCCAAGAACTTTCACTATGAGTGTATTACACCATGTCATGTCACAAAATAGTTGAATCCCTCGTTTTCAGCATCTTATTGGACGTTGCTGAATTGTTATCTAAATAATGTGATGAATGCCTAAATAGCTATAGGATGACATGGATGATCACCACGGAGAATAGTCGAATCCAATGACGAGGATATAAAGAGGTATCAAACCTTCTACCCATCTCTCATTTTCAGCCGCTTGTTAGACACCATTGAATCATCGTTTAGAAATGTGACAATCGCTGAATCCAGTGACAAGAATATAAAGAGATATCAAACCCTCTACCCTACTGCCATGTCAATCATATGATTGGCAATAAAGCTCGATTCTGTTACATAGACTCTAGACCCCTCACGAATTTGGAATCCAGAGCAATCACGGTGGATTCCCATCCGGATCTATCAATCAATCAAAATCGATTGTcctaaaaaaccccaaaacatgccctaaccctagccTAACCCTAGTTTCCTTAGGTAATCCCCGCAATGAAAAGTGCAcggaaaaaaggaaaacccaTAAAATGGGTGAAGTGTGTCGGAgtgtccttttttttcttttttttgttggtaggaGTGTCGGTGTCAccactctccactctccactccactctccactctccactctccactaCCATACAACACAATTCAATGATTCAAAGTGAAAACCAAATCGCACAAACAGTAAATCAAACGTATCATACCCATCAATAATTAAATACAATCcaaatacaaataaataaaaccctaaaaaaccaACAACAAACAAAACCAGCCTCATATAGTCATAcgagattttcttcttcttttttttcatggtGGATAGGGATAATGATGGGAGGGTGAATGGATCACTTTAtttcactaaaaataaaaaaaagaaaagctaaataaaaagattttcttctaccctttttgatttaaaaaaaaaaaaaaaaggaaaaaaaggaggagaaatcCTACTTCGCCAGTAGTAATGCTCCTAACCACACACTCAGAAATACGGCAATCGATCTCGCACCGTTAAATCTGACACTGCCGTTACTATCTGCCGCCGTCTGATCCGCCGCTGGCTGTCCATCCGGAGAGTCAGGCTCCGGAGGAGAAGCATACTCATGACCCTTACTTGCCTTTGGAGCTTTAGCATCCGCCACCGGAGCCGGGGCTGGTGCCGGCGTCGGCGCACCCTTGAACAGTTCCTTAGGCATCAAAACCTTGTCCACTGTGTAAATCGCCACTGGTTGCTCGTCAAGTACCGTACCTGTAATCTTGGCTGTTACGATCTTGGTCTTAAGGGTCACTTCCTCCCCGTTATTCTGTACATCGAAGTCGTACTTGTTAGCACCATCGGTGGCCAAAGTGTTCATGACGCCGTTGTTGGATTTGAGCATTGCCATGGATTGATAAACAGGGACCCCATGGTACAACAGTAAGGAAGTCTGCGCCGAGGAAGTCAAGTTCTTGTACTTGGGCATGAACCCTTTGAGGACGCCGTCCGTGGGGCAGAAGATGGAGAGGCCTCCATTGACGCTGTCCTCGAAGGTGCTGATGGCGCCTGAAGTTGTGAGCAAATCGGCGAACATCTTGCAGCCCTTTTTGGACATGAGAGCGGTGAGGTTGAGCTGGGAAGGCCCAGGGGTTGGGGCTTCTGCCTGAGCGGAAGGTAAGATGCTGCTGATCTGGATGACGGAGATGTTGTAAGGGATCTCCTGTACGGACTTCACGAAGTAAGCGTTGAGCTTCCCATCGTTCTGCTCGGGAGCAAACCCAACCTTGCCGCCTTTAAGATCTGTGATGTTAACAAAGCCGGAAGAGCCAGGGGCGGAACCGGTGGCCTGATACATGGTGGCGGAGAGAGCAGTGCCGTTGGTGATCTGGTGGAGCTTCTTGGCACCGAAGTAATCGAGGAGGACGTGAAGGGAAAGAACGTTTTttatggagaaaatggagaggTGCTTCGACAGCAGGTCCGCCATGGCTGCATTGTCTACTGCGCACACCGTTATGGTCTCCTTGCTGTTGATCTCGGCGGCCAAATGGGTAGCGCTCAGGTAGTGGTTGAAAGTCGAGAACTCCGGGTGCTTAGCCAGGATCTTCGTAATGTTGTGCGCGTCGGTGGAACCGCAGGATGACAGGAGGAAAAGAACCAAGAGAGACAGGGCGGCGGTCCAGGTGGCTCCCGGGAAAATCTGCATTTTCCGTCCGGGAAAACCCAACACCGACCACCGACAAAGGAGAGGGAGGGAAAAGTGGAGATGGTACAAGAGAgcgatttgagagagagagagagaggacaacaagaggagaggaggagaggaggagagagagaaggaaggaggtgtGAGACTGTGAGTGTAGTGTCAGTGATTTAGTAGTAAGTGTAGATCTGCACTTTGTTGTTTGGGAATTGGGAGCGTTGGGGGTTTTTCAAATGCACCAGAAGTTCAAAATTACGAGTGATgccattttctttttgtttactttCTCTTTTTACCTTACGTGTGGGTGTCTCCAGATGGAGAGTGTGTAGGAAGTTCTATAAAAAGCTTTCGACAAGAAGTGAAGAAACACAAAATGTAGTTGAATTTGCCATAACTATCAGTAAAAATCACGGAATTGCCATTCTCATGTGAGCTAGGGCCAGTGTTTAAAAACCTGGAACCAGAATTCAGGACACCACGATCAGATTTGAGCTGGATTGGTTGGTCTACATTGACGGTCTTTCTATACAAGACCGGcccaagaagaaaggagaatcTGGATCGGTCTCGGCCAATTCAAGCCTTATCAGTAAAAATCTTAATCGATTTACCGGTTAGAATCGGTCTGAACCCTCTAAACCGTTCTTAGTAAAAACCAAATGGAGGGTAATTTTGATAATTAAAATGGGTTCAGTGTCATTATCATAGAAGAGGAATTTGGGAAAAgtgagcaattaaagaaggaTCACGTGGCTCAGTATCTTTCTTCTCGGCGGAGATCAAAGGAAGTAGTAACTGATGGACAACCCCAAAGAATAGAAATATCATATCTTACCGGCAGAGGGTCACAACTCtaatatttgtttttttggtaggaagaGAGAGTCCTTTTTCCATATGACCATAGGACATGCCATCAAGAAAAGAATCTCCCTAACAAATGTACTTAGTTTTgccaaataatgaagaaaacttGGTGCTTAACTATTCATGAAATTTtctaataaatataatatatatatatatatttatatatctaTGATCGGATGGACAGAAAAGGATATCAACACAACTTTGAGATATTATTGACTTCATCTGATAGAGATCGATTCATAACCCTAGGATTGTGGTTTATCCTTCGGCTATTGGTGTAGGAAAATTTTTCCCCTTAagtttaattaatattaaatatttGGGGGGTGATGGTGCATTGGTGTGATGTGGCCCATGTGGGCCAGATATATCTCCATAGAATATGCATATGAGCCGTGAATCTGTGGATGAGAGAGGGACGGGTGGTGTGGAGCATTTGGTTTTATTTGTGAAGAAGCCTGGCCAGCTGGCCTAATGAACGCAAATGTTCGTCGTTTTCGTATTTCTACTATTTTAGCTAGAGACATAAAGACATATGGAGTGGTACTACTCTTCACCTAGTGGGGGCCGCTTAGGCTATAAGCAGCCAGCTGGTGGCCAGGTGGGGTCAATCCTAGGTGATTAAACTTGGAAACTTGGAATCGGATCAGGATCAGGATCAGATCCAGCCCATTTCGATCTCTGGTTTCATTCCGAATTGGCCAGAGTCTAACCGTGCAGAAATTGAAACTTACTcataattcaaaaaatattataatagaaagaaaaatcaatcaCACACAGCTGTAATGCTTTACAAGGATTGCCCTACTGGCTCCTAGCACCAATTTTttagaggaaaaaaattgaatctttaTACCAATTTAGCCATATATCTCACTAGTGGATCGATATTGTATCGGTTAGAACCGGGCATAACTACTCCTATGTCCAAACATCCAAACTTCCAGGCGGGACACTAAcgaccttttgtttttttttaagtgtaGCAAAATGGAACGTTAGAGGACAAAGGATGCCCACCATCTCCACCGACACAAGATTGCAAATTAGGTCCGCTGAGATGGGTTTAGGTGGAAAGTTGATGTGCGGAGTCACGAAATTGTTTGAATATTATTTCTCTAATCTCCACTTCCACCtttccatttatttttaattgtttcTTACAAAAGCTTCACTGTCTTGACTACCGAGcgaaatgatttttatttttattttttattatcaatGTTCAAGTTTATTAACAAAACACCAATCCTGGTTGttcccatagttagcaaattcggattcgagaattatttgggtagagaattattcggaataattcgattgattaatttaaggattcgatCAAAAAAgtggtcaaaaaagcttattgggttttgtttttgtttttttgtttttttgttttttttttttcttaaatactgtttaagtggaccgaataatttggTGTAATTtggttcggtccgaattattcacgttttatattcacttttgaaaaagtcacgaattttaccaaatattatttttaattcagattcagtcagaatttttgataaaattcgaaaaaattcgatttgaccgaatatttcacgaattattcggccaaaTTGATAACTTGTTCCTGGAAGCTTTTAAACCAAAAAGTGATATAGTTCATACATAAACTCTTGGTATCAATCTACCATTAGGCGGGGAGAATGGAATCTCAGGGgtaaagttgaaaaaaatcatttaaggtgggtattttcaaacctgcTCTTGATATTCCAATCGCTTGACTACGACCATGGGTTTGCAATTACTTGGcaacagcaaaaaaaaattttgatattttctatttttacatgCGTTTAGGTGTACATAAtactattaggtagtttttttttttttttttttcactttatatTTATGTATACAAGGTCAGGTCAACTCAACTGAAAACCTCAACCCAAACTCTACCTGGCCTACTCGATTTACCCTAAGCACGAAATTCTCAACTCTTAAGCAGTCCACACTTATGAAAACCCCAGCCTAGGTCTTATCAGGCTTATAATAGGTATATCGAGCCAAATTTACACCCCCAACTGATAGTGAATGAAGGGTAAAAAGAAAGATTAGGTAGATCATGTATTCTCCATTAGGGAACACATATATTACATGAAACGGTTTTCTCtgttacaaaaaataaatgtgatttttatttttcaagaaagaaaaaagaatgtgaATATGACTTCTAGATCTTTCTTCTTATTCAATTTATTCAAATAATAACTATCACtaactctacccaaaaaaaaaaaaaataggaattaTAAtatagaaagaagagagattagggtttaaggagtCAACATGAAACAAAGTCTATCTGTCCCATCTGTATCCTTCCAGATGTTCTTTTAGGTAAGCAAAATGGGGCCAATCCTTTACTGGCTAATCACATTGCCATTATTAGCTGTATCCAGCcaatctctcactctctctcactTCCAAGTTC
This genomic stretch from Macadamia integrifolia cultivar HAES 741 chromosome 2, SCU_Mint_v3, whole genome shotgun sequence harbors:
- the LOC122060153 gene encoding fasciclin-like arabinogalactan protein 1 gives rise to the protein MQIFPGATWTAALSLLVLFLLSSCGSTDAHNITKILAKHPEFSTFNHYLSATHLAAEINSKETITVCAVDNAAMADLLSKHLSIFSIKNVLSLHVLLDYFGAKKLHQITNGTALSATMYQATGSAPGSSGFVNITDLKGGKVGFAPEQNDGKLNAYFVKSVQEIPYNISVIQISSILPSAQAEAPTPGPSQLNLTALMSKKGCKMFADLLTTSGAISTFEDSVNGGLSIFCPTDGVLKGFMPKYKNLTSSAQTSLLLYHGVPVYQSMAMLKSNNGVMNTLATDGANKYDFDVQNNGEEVTLKTKIVTAKITGTVLDEQPVAIYTVDKVLMPKELFKGAPTPAPAPAPVADAKAPKASKGHEYASPPEPDSPDGQPAADQTAADSNGSVRFNGARSIAVFLSVWLGALLLAK